One window from the genome of Pseudomonas frederiksbergensis encodes:
- a CDS encoding CaiB/BaiF CoA-transferase family protein — MQGPLASLKVLDFSTLLPGPFASLLLADMGAEVLRVESPDRPDLLRILPPHDQGVSASHAYLNRNKRSLALDLKQPEALEIIRQLLNDHDIVLEQFRPGVMERLGLGYEALKAINPRLIYVSITGYGQTGPYKARAGHDINYLALAGLASHTGRAGSGPLPLGIQAADIAGGSLHGVIGLLAAVIARQQTGLGQHLDVSMTDCAFSLNALAGAGYLACGMTPGWENHVLNGGSFYDYYRSRDGRWMAVGSLEPAFMQALCAAFGRPELAGQGLSPKPEQQHALKLALQAEFEKHDFAELCSMFAGIDACVEPVLGLDEALEHPQLKARELVTQVPRGDGSRQPQIACPLKFSEGLPEPRHIGASLGAHTDQVLGELGFSDERIAQLRDGNVIL, encoded by the coding sequence ATGCAAGGTCCACTGGCATCGCTCAAGGTACTGGATTTTTCGACCCTGCTGCCGGGGCCGTTCGCCTCGCTGTTGCTGGCGGACATGGGGGCCGAGGTGCTGCGGGTCGAATCGCCAGACCGTCCGGATCTGCTGCGGATCCTGCCGCCCCATGACCAGGGCGTCTCAGCCAGCCATGCGTATCTCAACCGCAACAAGCGCAGCCTGGCCCTGGACCTCAAGCAACCAGAGGCGCTGGAAATCATCAGGCAGCTACTGAACGACCATGACATCGTCCTGGAACAGTTCCGCCCCGGCGTGATGGAGCGGTTGGGCTTGGGCTATGAAGCCTTGAAGGCGATCAATCCGAGGCTGATTTATGTCTCGATTACCGGCTACGGCCAGACCGGTCCCTACAAGGCGCGCGCCGGCCACGATATCAATTACCTGGCCCTGGCGGGTTTGGCGAGCCACACCGGCCGTGCCGGCAGCGGCCCGTTGCCGCTGGGGATCCAGGCGGCGGACATCGCTGGCGGTTCATTGCACGGGGTGATCGGGCTGTTGGCGGCGGTGATCGCCCGTCAGCAGACTGGGTTGGGCCAGCACCTGGATGTGAGCATGACCGACTGCGCATTCAGCCTCAACGCACTGGCCGGCGCCGGTTACCTGGCTTGCGGTATGACGCCTGGGTGGGAAAACCATGTGCTCAACGGCGGCAGCTTCTATGACTATTACCGCAGCCGTGATGGTCGGTGGATGGCGGTGGGCAGCCTGGAGCCGGCGTTCATGCAGGCGCTCTGCGCGGCGTTTGGGCGACCGGAGCTGGCGGGCCAGGGGCTTTCGCCCAAGCCTGAACAGCAACACGCCCTCAAGCTGGCTCTGCAAGCCGAGTTCGAAAAACATGATTTTGCCGAGTTGTGCAGCATGTTTGCCGGAATTGATGCCTGCGTCGAGCCGGTGCTGGGGCTGGACGAGGCGCTTGAGCATCCCCAGTTGAAGGCTCGGGAACTGGTCACGCAAGTGCCCCGTGGCGATGGCTCGCGACAGCCGCAGATCGCCTGTCCATTGAAGTTTTCCGAAGGGCTGCCCGAGCCGCGGCATATCGGCGCGAGCTTGGGGGCGCATACGGACCAGGTGCTGGGGGAGTTGGGGTTCAGTGATGAGCGGATTGCCCAGTTGCGCGATGGCAATGTGATTTTGTAA
- a CDS encoding SprT family zinc-dependent metalloprotease: protein MLEQLNTRVEECYQQAESFFKRPFKRPVVSLKLRGQKAGVAHLHENLLRFNPQLYQENAEDFLKQTVAHEVAHLIAHQLFGDRIQAHGEEWQLIMRGVYELPPNRCHTYEIQRRTATRYIYRCPCDGSDFPFTAQRHRLVRQGRRYLCRSCRNTLVFSGETRVE, encoded by the coding sequence ATGCTCGAGCAACTCAATACCCGCGTCGAAGAGTGTTACCAACAAGCCGAATCCTTTTTCAAACGTCCTTTCAAACGCCCGGTGGTCAGCCTCAAGTTGCGTGGCCAGAAGGCCGGTGTCGCGCACCTTCACGAAAACCTGCTGCGCTTCAATCCACAGCTGTACCAGGAAAACGCCGAGGACTTCCTCAAGCAGACGGTAGCCCACGAGGTCGCGCACCTGATCGCCCACCAACTGTTCGGCGACCGCATCCAGGCCCATGGTGAAGAATGGCAACTGATCATGCGCGGGGTCTACGAGCTGCCGCCCAACCGTTGCCACACCTACGAGATCCAGCGCCGCACCGCGACCCGCTATATCTATAGATGCCCTTGCGACGGCAGCGATTTCCCGTTCACGGCGCAACGCCATCGCCTGGTGCGCCAGGGGCGGCGATATTTGTGCCGCAGTTGCCGCAATACGTTGGTGTTCAGCGGGGAGACCAGGGTGGAATAG
- a CDS encoding Yip1 family protein, with product MIHHVVGLFTHPDQEWKEIRGDQEESISHMYLTHTLILAAIPAVSAFIGTTQVGWVIGNRPPVMLTQESALWMTIMSYLAMLGGVAVMGAFIHWMARTYDANPSLARCVAFATYTATPLFIGGLAALYPHMWLGMIVGTAAICYTVYLLYVGLPTFMNIPQDEGFLFSSSVLAVGLVVLVAIMAFTVIVWGLGVGPVYTN from the coding sequence ATGATCCATCATGTCGTGGGGCTCTTTACCCACCCTGATCAAGAATGGAAGGAAATCCGTGGCGATCAGGAGGAAAGCATCAGCCACATGTACCTCACCCACACGCTGATCCTTGCGGCCATCCCCGCGGTCTCGGCGTTCATCGGCACTACTCAGGTGGGATGGGTCATCGGCAATCGTCCACCGGTCATGCTCACCCAGGAAAGCGCGCTGTGGATGACCATCATGTCGTACCTGGCGATGCTGGGCGGCGTAGCGGTGATGGGGGCGTTCATCCACTGGATGGCACGCACCTATGACGCCAACCCGAGCCTGGCCCGCTGCGTCGCGTTTGCCACCTACACCGCGACACCGTTGTTCATCGGCGGCCTGGCGGCGCTCTATCCCCACATGTGGCTGGGGATGATCGTCGGCACCGCAGCGATCTGCTACACGGTCTATCTGTTGTACGTGGGCCTGCCGACGTTCATGAACATTCCCCAGGACGAAGGCTTTCTGTTTTCCAGCTCGGTGCTCGCCGTCGGCCTGGTCGTGCTGGTGGCTATCATGGCGTTCACCGTGATTGTCTGGGGGCTGGGCGTTGGTCCGGTCTACACCAATTGA
- the ttcA gene encoding tRNA 2-thiocytidine(32) synthetase TtcA — MGTLTVNQNKLQKRLRRLAGEAVADYNMIEDGDKVMVCLSGGKDSYTLLDVLMHLQKVAPIKFEIVAVNMDQKQPGFPEHVLPAYLESLGVEYHIVEKDTYSVVKELIPEGKTTCSLCSRLRRGTLYTFADEIGATKMALGHHRDDIVETFFLNMFYNGSLKAMPPKLRADDGRNVVIRPLAYCNEKDIQAYSDFKQFPIIPCNLCGSQENLQRQVVKEMLQEWERKTPGRTESIFRGLQNVIPSQLADRNLFDFTNLRIDENATPRFVNVVNL, encoded by the coding sequence ATGGGCACTCTTACGGTCAACCAGAACAAACTGCAAAAGCGCCTGCGCCGCCTGGCCGGTGAGGCGGTCGCCGACTACAACATGATCGAGGACGGCGACAAGGTGATGGTCTGCCTGTCTGGCGGCAAGGACAGCTACACCTTGCTCGACGTGCTGATGCATTTGCAGAAGGTTGCACCGATCAAGTTCGAGATCGTCGCGGTGAACATGGACCAGAAGCAGCCCGGGTTCCCGGAGCATGTGCTGCCGGCCTACCTGGAGTCGCTGGGCGTTGAATACCATATCGTCGAGAAAGACACCTACTCGGTGGTCAAGGAGCTGATTCCTGAAGGCAAGACCACCTGTTCGCTGTGCTCACGCTTGCGCCGCGGAACGCTCTACACCTTCGCCGACGAGATCGGCGCGACCAAGATGGCCCTGGGTCATCACCGCGACGACATCGTCGAGACCTTCTTCCTCAACATGTTCTACAACGGCTCGCTCAAGGCCATGCCGCCCAAGCTGCGGGCCGACGACGGGCGCAACGTGGTGATTCGCCCGTTGGCCTATTGCAATGAGAAAGACATCCAAGCCTATTCCGATTTCAAGCAGTTCCCGATCATTCCCTGCAACCTGTGCGGCTCCCAGGAAAACCTGCAGCGCCAGGTGGTCAAGGAAATGCTCCAGGAATGGGAGCGCAAGACCCCGGGGCGTACCGAGAGCATTTTCCGCGGCCTGCAAAACGTCATCCCGTCGCAACTGGCGGACCGCAACCTGTTCGACTTCACCAACCTGCGCATCGACGAAAACGCCACGCCGCGATTCGTCAATGTGGTGAACCTCTGA
- a CDS encoding DNA-3-methyladenine glycosylase I, with protein sequence MRDYKWLHEYCLNRFGSAAELEAHLPVPKTPAQLRKISDDRYLSTLALRVFRAGLKHSLVDAKWPAFEEVFFKFDPEKVVLMSAEHLERLMQDARIIRHLGKLKSVPRNAQLILDVAHEKGSFGALIADWPVTDIVGLWTYLKKHGHQLGGLSAPRFLRMMGKDTFVPSYDVVAALNAQDIIDKVPSSLRDLATVQNAFNQWHEESGGRPMSQISMMLAYTVNH encoded by the coding sequence ATGCGCGATTACAAGTGGCTGCACGAGTATTGTCTGAACCGCTTCGGTTCGGCGGCTGAACTGGAAGCCCACCTGCCTGTACCCAAGACTCCGGCGCAACTGCGCAAAATCAGCGATGACCGCTATCTCTCGACCCTGGCGCTGCGGGTGTTCCGCGCCGGGCTCAAGCACAGCCTGGTGGACGCCAAGTGGCCGGCCTTCGAAGAGGTGTTCTTCAAGTTCGACCCGGAGAAAGTCGTGCTGATGAGCGCCGAGCACCTGGAGCGGCTGATGCAGGATGCCAGGATCATCCGCCACCTGGGCAAGCTCAAGAGCGTGCCTCGCAACGCGCAGTTGATACTGGACGTGGCCCATGAAAAGGGCAGCTTCGGTGCGTTGATCGCCGACTGGCCGGTGACCGACATTGTCGGCCTGTGGACCTACCTGAAAAAGCACGGCCATCAACTGGGCGGCCTGTCGGCGCCGCGCTTCTTGCGGATGATGGGCAAAGACACCTTTGTGCCCAGTTACGACGTCGTGGCGGCACTCAACGCCCAGGACATCATCGACAAGGTCCCCAGCAGCCTGCGGGACCTGGCAACGGTGCAGAATGCCTTCAACCAGTGGCATGAAGAGAGTGGCGGTCGACCGATGTCGCAGATTTCGATGATGCTGGCTTACACCGTGAATCATTGA
- a CDS encoding DUF2069 domain-containing protein yields MAKKPKILPPIQWLEPRVRIARVLSLLCFFGLVGLLSAYYLLVADLHGARPWVILLIELVPLLILAPGMLSGSPRGHSWMCFVVNLYFIKGALAAYDPNRHVFGLLEMAASVAVFCSALLYVRWRFQLNRRLAGEGEPCVA; encoded by the coding sequence GTGGCTAAGAAGCCGAAAATCCTGCCCCCCATCCAATGGCTGGAACCGCGCGTACGCATCGCCCGTGTGCTGAGCCTGCTGTGCTTTTTCGGTTTGGTGGGGTTGCTCAGCGCGTATTACCTGCTGGTCGCCGACCTGCACGGCGCGCGCCCGTGGGTCATCCTGCTGATCGAGTTGGTGCCCCTGCTCATCCTCGCGCCGGGCATGCTCAGCGGTAGCCCACGCGGGCATTCCTGGATGTGCTTCGTGGTCAATCTCTACTTCATCAAGGGAGCGCTGGCCGCCTACGATCCGAACCGGCATGTGTTCGGCTTGCTGGAGATGGCAGCAAGCGTTGCGGTGTTCTGCTCGGCGTTGCTGTACGTGCGCTGGCGGTTTCAGTTGAACCGGCGGTTGGCGGGAGAAGGCGAACCCTGCGTCGCCTGA
- the wrbA gene encoding NAD(P)H:quinone oxidoreductase, with amino-acid sequence MTTPYILVLYYSRSGSTNEMARQIARGVEQAGLEARLRTVPAISTECEAVSPDIPEQGPLYATLDDLKNCAGLALGSPTRFGNMAAPLKYFLDGTSNLWLTGALVGKPAGVFTSTASLHGGQETTLLSMMLPLLHHGMLITGLPYSESALIDTQGGGTPYGPSHHAGADGKSGLNTHEVELCRALGLRLAKTALLLENGRG; translated from the coding sequence GTGACCACGCCGTACATCCTGGTGTTGTATTACAGCCGCAGCGGCTCCACCAACGAAATGGCCAGGCAGATTGCCCGTGGCGTCGAGCAAGCCGGGCTGGAAGCCAGGTTGCGCACGGTGCCGGCGATTTCCACGGAATGCGAAGCGGTGTCGCCGGATATTCCTGAGCAGGGCCCACTCTACGCCACGCTCGATGACCTGAAGAACTGCGCCGGCCTTGCCCTGGGCAGCCCGACCCGATTCGGCAACATGGCCGCGCCGCTCAAGTACTTTCTCGACGGCACCAGCAACCTGTGGCTGACCGGCGCCCTCGTGGGCAAGCCGGCCGGCGTGTTCACTTCTACCGCGAGCCTGCATGGCGGCCAGGAAACCACGCTGTTGTCGATGATGCTGCCACTGCTGCATCACGGCATGCTGATCACCGGCCTGCCCTACAGCGAATCGGCCTTGATCGACACCCAGGGTGGCGGTACGCCCTACGGCCCGAGCCATCACGCTGGCGCCGACGGTAAAAGCGGCTTGAACACGCATGAAGTCGAGCTGTGCCGAGCGTTGGGCCTGCGCCTGGCGAAAACCGCCCTGCTGCTGGAGAACGGCCGTGGCTAA
- the arsC gene encoding arsenate reductase (glutaredoxin) (This arsenate reductase requires both glutathione and glutaredoxin to convert arsenate to arsenite, after which the efflux transporter formed by ArsA and ArsB can extrude the arsenite from the cell, providing resistance.): MTDLTLYHNPRCSKSRGALELLEARGLAPTVVRYLETPLDAAQLKRLLGKLGISARQLLRTGEDEYKTLNLADQSLSQDDLIDAIAAHPKLMERPILEAGDKAVIGRPPEKILEILP; encoded by the coding sequence ATGACCGACCTGACGCTTTATCACAACCCGCGCTGCTCGAAATCCCGCGGTGCGCTGGAACTGCTGGAGGCCCGTGGCCTGGCGCCCACCGTGGTCCGTTATCTGGAAACCCCGCTCGATGCCGCGCAGCTGAAGCGCTTGTTGGGCAAGCTCGGCATCAGTGCGCGGCAATTGCTGCGCACCGGCGAGGACGAATACAAAACCTTGAACCTGGCTGACCAGAGCCTGAGCCAGGACGACCTGATTGATGCCATCGCTGCCCACCCGAAGCTCATGGAACGGCCAATCCTCGAAGCCGGTGACAAAGCCGTGATCGGCCGTCCACCGGAAAAGATCCTGGAGATCCTGCCGTGA
- a CDS encoding TlpA family protein disulfide reductase → MTRRLAAALTFIGILLLAGCGNDYGVDQNGQPIASQRLDKQWVVLNYWAEWCAPCRTEIPEFNALAEQLKGRNVGVFGVNFDQVQGEELKSASDKMGIRFSVLAQDPAEFFDIPRSEGLPVTYIIDQQGKVREQLLGEQTAAAVMAKLEALQALK, encoded by the coding sequence ATGACAAGGCGATTGGCGGCGGCACTGACATTCATCGGCATTTTGTTGCTCGCCGGCTGCGGAAACGACTACGGGGTTGATCAGAACGGCCAGCCGATTGCTTCGCAACGGTTGGACAAGCAATGGGTGGTCCTCAATTACTGGGCCGAATGGTGCGCACCCTGCCGCACTGAGATTCCGGAATTCAATGCGCTGGCTGAACAGCTCAAGGGGCGCAACGTGGGCGTGTTCGGCGTCAATTTCGACCAGGTGCAGGGCGAAGAACTCAAGAGCGCCAGCGACAAGATGGGGATTCGCTTCAGCGTCCTGGCCCAGGACCCGGCCGAATTCTTCGATATTCCTCGCAGCGAAGGATTGCCGGTGACGTACATCATCGACCAGCAGGGCAAGGTGCGCGAGCAACTGCTGGGCGAGCAGACGGCGGCGGCGGTGATGGCGAAGCTCGAGGCGTTGCAGGCGCTGAAATAG
- a CDS encoding META domain-containing protein yields the protein MKGLVLAALIGAGLMGCASEPVQLQQNRSYILEWIGERPLMDYSHLTITLGDDGRAYGNAGCNHWFAPYTLKGDRLSFGKIGSTRKLCSPAVMEQETRFLRALEKVERWDVSPIEQMRFWPAQGKPLRWWLEEG from the coding sequence ATGAAAGGCCTGGTCCTGGCGGCGCTGATCGGCGCCGGCCTGATGGGTTGCGCCAGCGAGCCGGTGCAGCTGCAACAAAACCGCAGCTACATCCTTGAATGGATCGGCGAGCGGCCATTGATGGACTACAGCCACCTGACCATCACCCTCGGCGATGATGGCCGAGCCTATGGCAATGCCGGCTGCAACCACTGGTTCGCGCCTTACACCTTGAAGGGCGACCGGCTGAGTTTCGGCAAGATCGGCAGTACCCGCAAACTCTGTTCCCCGGCGGTCATGGAACAGGAGACGCGTTTCTTGCGGGCGCTGGAGAAGGTCGAACGCTGGGACGTCTCCCCCATCGAGCAGATGCGGTTCTGGCCGGCCCAGGGCAAGCCGCTGCGGTGGTGGCTGGAAGAAGGTTGA